From one Gallionella capsiferriformans ES-2 genomic stretch:
- a CDS encoding OFA family MFS transporter, with protein MTTPNLSTGTPSGWLARERTVARAGFNRWLVPPAALAIHLCIGMAYGFSVFWLPLSKSVGITTQVACPAESGLIDALFATSCDWKISDLGWMYTLFFLLLGSSAAIWGGWLERVGPRRAGFTAAVCWGGGLLISAYGVYIHQLWLMWLGSGFIGGIGLGLGYISPVSTLIKWFPDKRGMATGMAIMGFGGGAMIGAPLANMLMEHFRTPTSIGVWETFATMGVVYFIAMTCGAFGYRVPPTGWKLEGWSRPETQHALISDNNVHVKNVHKTPQFWLIWAVLCLNVSAGIGVLGMASPMLQEIFSGRLLGLPEVDFVHLNDDQKKSIAALAAGFAGLLSLFNIAGRFFWASLSDTLGRKNTYFVFFALGIAMYSLAPWAAHSGHQALFVAFFCVILSMYGGGFATVPAYLADMFGTQFVGAIHGRLLTAWATAGIIGPVVVNYIREAQINAGVPREQVYDFTMYILASFLVLGFIANWLIKPVDKKWHLTEQEMREIEAAHHQKEVNEELVTGSFGITHGGLDTATALAWTAVGIPIAIGLWITFNKAVILFH; from the coding sequence TGTATTGGCATGGCCTATGGCTTTTCCGTGTTCTGGCTGCCGTTATCCAAATCCGTCGGCATCACGACGCAGGTTGCCTGCCCCGCCGAATCGGGACTGATCGATGCCTTATTCGCGACCTCTTGCGACTGGAAAATCAGCGATCTGGGCTGGATGTACACCTTGTTCTTCCTGTTACTGGGTTCCTCTGCCGCAATCTGGGGCGGCTGGCTCGAACGCGTGGGGCCGCGTCGCGCAGGGTTTACCGCCGCGGTGTGCTGGGGTGGCGGTTTGCTGATTTCCGCCTACGGCGTGTATATCCACCAGCTCTGGCTGATGTGGTTAGGATCGGGTTTCATCGGCGGCATTGGTCTGGGTTTGGGCTATATCTCGCCCGTTTCCACGCTGATCAAATGGTTCCCGGATAAACGCGGCATGGCAACCGGCATGGCCATCATGGGCTTCGGCGGCGGCGCGATGATAGGCGCTCCGCTGGCCAACATGCTGATGGAGCATTTCCGCACCCCGACCAGCATCGGTGTGTGGGAGACCTTCGCTACCATGGGCGTCGTATATTTCATCGCGATGACCTGCGGCGCATTCGGTTACCGCGTGCCGCCAACCGGCTGGAAACTGGAAGGCTGGAGCCGGCCTGAGACTCAGCATGCGCTGATCTCGGACAACAACGTGCATGTAAAGAACGTGCACAAAACGCCGCAATTCTGGCTGATCTGGGCGGTGCTGTGCCTGAACGTCAGCGCCGGCATCGGCGTGCTCGGCATGGCATCGCCCATGTTGCAGGAAATTTTCAGCGGCCGCTTGCTGGGCCTGCCCGAGGTCGATTTTGTCCACCTGAACGACGATCAGAAAAAATCAATCGCAGCACTGGCCGCAGGTTTTGCCGGATTGCTTTCGTTGTTTAACATCGCAGGACGCTTCTTCTGGGCCTCGCTCTCCGACACGCTCGGGCGCAAGAATACTTACTTCGTGTTCTTCGCACTGGGCATCGCGATGTATTCGCTCGCACCGTGGGCGGCGCACTCGGGCCATCAAGCCTTATTCGTCGCGTTCTTCTGCGTGATCCTGTCCATGTATGGCGGCGGCTTTGCCACGGTTCCGGCATATCTGGCGGACATGTTCGGCACGCAATTTGTCGGCGCAATCCACGGCCGCCTGCTGACCGCCTGGGCGACAGCCGGCATCATCGGCCCGGTGGTGGTGAACTACATCAGAGAAGCGCAGATCAATGCGGGCGTGCCGCGCGAACAGGTATACGACTTCACCATGTATATACTGGCAAGCTTCCTAGTGCTGGGCTTTATCGCCAACTGGCTGATCAAACCGGTGGACAAGAAGTGGCATCTGACCGAACAGGAAATGCGTGAAATCGAAGCGGCTCACCATCAAAAGGAAGTGAACGAAGAACTCGTTACAGGTTCTTTTGGCATCACGCACGGCGGCCTCGATACGGCAACAGCGCTCGCTTGGACTGCTGTCGGCATCCCGATCGCAATTGGCCTGTGGATCACCTTCAACAAAGCAGTGATTCTGTTTCATTGA